A genomic window from Fibrobacter succinogenes includes:
- a CDS encoding metalloregulator ArsR/SmtB family transcription factor: MINSNFNQNREPIIPNMELFGAISDEMRLKILLLLDQSEFTVNEIKDILDIHQSNASRHLAKLSQCGLVKDRRDGIKAYYRLSEELYMSSRLLQIIREAYDELQDKDILKCRAAQALEERTDKTKGQIHKLDQAGGSLKAQISLFSKLMVPFENAVDLGCGEGGDLSLMLASRCKNVTALDYDPKIISGLQQVLQQKGIENVTPKVADMTQTGLPDNYADLVLMSQVLHHATDPRLALKEATRILKPGGRLALLDLAQHKEESFRTTHGHIWLGFERSQLEFFVKELNCKVLESEIIPSENEVDKKLPVICMIITKE, translated from the coding sequence GTGATAAATTCGAATTTTAACCAGAACCGAGAACCAATCATCCCGAACATGGAACTTTTTGGAGCCATTTCTGACGAAATGCGCCTCAAAATTTTACTCTTACTGGACCAGTCCGAATTTACGGTCAACGAAATCAAGGATATTCTAGACATCCACCAAAGCAACGCTAGCCGCCACTTGGCTAAGCTTTCGCAATGCGGGCTCGTGAAAGACCGCCGCGATGGCATCAAGGCCTATTACCGCTTGAGCGAAGAACTCTACATGAGCAGCCGCCTGTTGCAAATTATCCGCGAAGCTTACGACGAACTGCAAGACAAGGATATTCTCAAGTGCCGCGCCGCACAAGCGCTCGAAGAACGCACCGACAAGACCAAAGGTCAAATTCATAAGCTCGACCAGGCCGGCGGTAGCCTCAAGGCGCAAATCAGCCTGTTCAGCAAGCTCATGGTACCGTTCGAAAACGCCGTGGACCTTGGATGCGGCGAAGGCGGCGACCTCTCGCTCATGCTAGCAAGCCGTTGCAAAAACGTGACCGCCCTCGATTACGATCCGAAAATCATCAGCGGGCTGCAGCAAGTTTTGCAGCAAAAGGGCATCGAAAACGTAACGCCGAAAGTCGCGGATATGACGCAGACGGGCCTCCCCGACAACTACGCCGACCTCGTCTTGATGAGCCAGGTGTTGCACCACGCGACCGACCCGCGACTCGCCCTCAAGGAAGCGACCCGCATTTTAAAACCGGGCGGAAGGCTTGCGCTTTTGGACCTTGCCCAACACAAGGAAGAATCGTTCCGCACGACGCACGGCCACATTTGGCTTGGTTTTGAACGCAGCCAGCTTGAATTCTTTGTGAAGGAACTCAACTGCAAGGTGCTCGAAAGCGAAATCATCCCAAGTGAAAACGAGGTCGACAAAAAGCTCCCCGTCATTTGCATGATTATTACTAAAGAGTAG